A region from the Streptomyces lydicus genome encodes:
- a CDS encoding spermidine synthase, protein MDEAPEPIPVTRTVDCGTAKLLPDVDRPRAWLLTVDGAPQSYVDLDAPTHLEFEYVRRLAYALDEVAAPGRALDVLHLGGGALTLPRYLAAVRPHSRQDVVEADRGLLALVTEHLPLPGDSGITVHAEDARTALVAAPEGSADVIVADVFGGSRVPAHLTSIEYARAAARVLRPDGCYAANLADGAPFGFLRGQLANFAAVFEHLALIAEPSVLRGRRFGNAVLLASPAPLPVAALARRTAGDAFPARVEHGAALRRLIADAVPVRDAEAVASPLPPDGAFSVG, encoded by the coding sequence GTGGACGAAGCACCCGAGCCGATACCCGTCACCCGGACCGTGGACTGCGGCACGGCCAAGCTGTTGCCGGACGTCGACCGCCCGCGCGCCTGGCTGCTCACGGTGGACGGCGCACCCCAGTCGTATGTGGACCTCGACGCGCCGACCCATCTGGAATTCGAGTACGTCCGCCGGCTGGCATACGCCCTGGACGAGGTGGCCGCCCCGGGCCGGGCGCTCGATGTGCTGCACCTGGGCGGCGGGGCGCTGACCCTGCCGCGCTATCTCGCCGCCGTCCGCCCGCACTCACGGCAGGACGTCGTCGAGGCCGACCGTGGGCTGCTCGCCCTGGTGACGGAACACCTGCCGCTGCCCGGCGACAGCGGGATCACGGTGCACGCCGAGGACGCCCGGACGGCCCTGGTGGCGGCGCCGGAGGGCAGCGCCGATGTGATCGTGGCGGATGTCTTCGGCGGCTCGCGGGTGCCGGCGCATCTGACCTCGATCGAGTACGCGCGGGCCGCGGCCCGGGTGCTGCGGCCGGACGGCTGCTACGCCGCGAACCTCGCGGACGGTGCCCCGTTCGGCTTCCTGCGCGGCCAACTCGCCAACTTCGCCGCGGTCTTCGAGCATCTCGCACTGATCGCCGAGCCCTCGGTGCTGCGCGGCCGCCGGTTCGGCAATGCCGTGCTGCTCGCCTCGCCGGCACCGCTCCCCGTCGCCGCACTGGCCCGGCGGACGGCCGGTGACGCGTTCCCGGCCCGCGTCGAGCACGGTGCGGCGCTGCGGCGGCTGATCGCGGACGCGGTCCCCGTACGCGACGCCGAGGCGGTGGCGTCCCCGCTGCCGCCGGACGGTGCGTTCAGCGTCGGCTGA
- the tuf gene encoding elongation factor Tu — protein sequence MPKTAYVRTKPHVNIGTMGHVDHGKTTLTAAITKVLSARGSGTFVPFDRIDRAPEEAARGITINIAHVEYETGTRHYAHVDMPGHADFIKNMVTGAAQLDGAILVVSALDGIMPQTAEHVLLAKQVGVRHIVVALNKADAGDPELTDLVELEVRELLSAHGYDGEHVPVVRVSGLRALEGDPRWTAAIEALLDAVDTYVPMPERYVDAPFLLPVENVLTITGRGTVVTGAVERGTVRVGDRVAVLGAETETTVTGLETFGKPMESAEAGDNVALLLRGLHRDQVRRGHVVAAPGSVTPRRRFTAEVYVLSTEEGGRRTPLSTGYRPQFYIRTADVVGDLDLGERGVARPGETVTVSVELGRDVPLERGLGFAIREGGRTVGAGTVRTVEE from the coding sequence ATGCCCAAGACGGCATATGTGCGCACCAAGCCGCACGTGAACATCGGCACCATGGGCCACGTCGACCACGGCAAGACGACGCTGACCGCGGCCATCACCAAGGTCCTCAGCGCGCGCGGCAGTGGCACGTTCGTGCCCTTCGACCGGATCGACCGGGCCCCGGAGGAGGCCGCCCGCGGCATCACCATCAACATCGCGCATGTCGAGTACGAGACCGGCACCCGGCACTACGCCCATGTCGACATGCCCGGCCATGCCGACTTCATCAAGAACATGGTGACCGGCGCGGCGCAGCTCGACGGCGCGATCCTCGTCGTCTCGGCACTCGACGGGATCATGCCGCAGACCGCCGAGCATGTGCTGCTCGCCAAGCAGGTGGGCGTCCGGCACATCGTCGTCGCCCTCAACAAGGCCGACGCCGGCGACCCGGAGCTCACCGACCTGGTGGAGCTGGAGGTGCGCGAACTGCTGAGCGCGCACGGCTACGACGGGGAGCATGTACCCGTCGTACGGGTCTCGGGGCTGCGTGCCCTGGAGGGCGACCCACGCTGGACGGCGGCGATCGAGGCGCTGCTGGACGCCGTCGACACCTATGTCCCGATGCCCGAGCGATATGTCGACGCGCCGTTTCTGCTGCCGGTGGAGAACGTGCTGACCATCACCGGCCGCGGCACGGTCGTCACCGGAGCCGTCGAGCGCGGCACGGTGCGGGTCGGCGACCGGGTCGCGGTGCTCGGCGCGGAGACCGAGACGACGGTCACCGGGCTGGAGACGTTCGGCAAGCCCATGGAGTCCGCCGAGGCCGGGGACAACGTCGCGCTGTTGCTGCGCGGTCTGCACCGTGACCAGGTGCGCCGCGGGCACGTGGTCGCCGCACCGGGCAGCGTCACCCCCCGGCGCCGCTTCACCGCCGAGGTGTATGTGCTCTCCACCGAGGAGGGCGGCCGCCGTACGCCGCTGTCCACCGGCTATCGGCCGCAGTTCTACATCCGTACCGCGGACGTGGTCGGCGACCTCGATCTCGGCGAGCGGGGCGTCGCCCGGCCCGGCGAGACGGTGACGGTATCGGTCGAACTGGGCCGGGACGTGCCGCTGGAGCGGGGCCTGGGCTTCGCGATCCGCGAGGGCGGACGCACGGTCGGCGCGGGCACGGTGCGCACCGTCGAGGAGTAG